One Nicotiana tabacum cultivar K326 chromosome 23, ASM71507v2, whole genome shotgun sequence genomic window, GTTCCCCAAGTTTAATTTGGGGAACTTGAAATTCTCCCAAAATTGATCATATTCACggagtcatggataatatgaatatccatattatccgtcggTTAACTCATATTTTATCCGaattaaatatgggtcggatcGAATAATTTATCTGTTTTTGCATTACTCTTTTCGACCCGTCTATATCCGACCCGAGTCATCCGTTTTACACCTCTATACATACATGATGTATATCGAACATTGGTGTACCCACTTCAAAAGGCAAACAGATGAAATGATTGAATTTGATTACACTTTCTTATTGCAACATGACAAAAAGGAAACAGTAAAAATGAAAACACCCTACATATAAAGAATAGCTAAACGAATGGGAGATAACTATAAAGAATAGCTAAACGAATGGGAGATAACTGTTAATCCCTTCTggtccctccgtttcaatttatatgaacccatttgactaggcatgaagtttaagaaaagagagaagacttttgaacttgtgatgtaaaatgagacatatatattttatatggttataaattattgcataaagATAACTTTTATTCAAATAAACACTGGTTAAGAGTCATTTCAAGAGGAGACTAGCCTAGGCAACATAGTACCTATGCCATCTCTTTTATGAACAGAAATAAGGAGGGGGTAAAAACTAAGCTATCAAAAACATCCAAAAGGAATACGTATTTAGCTAACTGGTCCGCTACTTCATTAACTTTTCTGAACACATGCTCTAAGGGCGTTGCCGCCTTAATCAATAGGAACATGCAATCGTCAATTAAATTTTAATATAGGcggtcattttttttttttttggataattaaaattttattaccACTTGAAAATATTTACATGTATAAACAAAACTCCTAAGTTTGGAAGGAAGACCTCAAACTCAGTACAAAGCTAACTCATTCTATCTATATCTTCATTCATTATATGAGTAAAACTTTAAGTATTGCATTTCTTTTCTCATTCGTATTTGCATATAGCCTCTACAATGTACTTCTTGAATTACTTGTCTTGTGATGTCTCCACTGCTTCTCCTCTCTTGTTGAAAGATTCCGCGATTCCTTTCTATCCACAAATGATACACTGCTCCTGCCATACTAATTCTATAAACCTCAGCTTTTGATCCCTTACCAGTTACATGTTTTGTGGCCCACTCAACTTCTTCCTCCCAACCATATACCTGCCTTGCGATCCCCTGCCATGCTAGTAATTTCCCCCATATGTCTGTTGAGTATTTACAAGTAAAGAAGAGATGTTGATGATCCTCCATCTCATGATCACACAAGGGACATGTTTGGTTAACTTGTATCCCCCATTTACTAAATCTGTCTTTGGTATATAATCTTTCCTGAAGTGCTAGGTAGAATATGAATATCCATTTCGGACAGCCTTTGTTATTATAGATCAATCTTCTCCAGCTTGCTTTTGGAAACTCTCCTCGCAATTGGTTATAGATGGTTCTGATGGTGTATGTTCTTGTTGTTAGAACCTTTGCTTTCTCCAAACCAGCCTCATCCAGATACTTTACAGCATGTAATATCTTATGTACTATCCATGAGGCTTGCTTCGCTTTCACTGTCCAAGGAACCCTCCCTTTTATATAGTATGCATGCACCCATTGTATCCATAATTTATCCTTCTTTTTGCATATATTCCATAAGTGTTTCAGCAAGGCAGCTTTGTTCCACACACTCATATCAGTGATGTTGGGTCCCCCTGTTGATTTAGGTCTGCACAATTTGTCCCACGCCACCAGAGCTTTCTTACTTGCATTTGTATCCCCTGTCCAAAGAAACTTCCTACATATAGATTTAACAGATTGAATGACTTTCTTTGGTAAAGGAAAGATGTGCGACCAAAAGGATTGTATAGTAATCAATACACTCTTTATCAATTGTAATCTCCCTGCATATCTCAAACACTTCACAGTCTACTGTTTCACTCTCCCCAGCATTTTTTCCAATAGAGGCTGACATTGACTAACTGATAGTCTTTTTGAACTCAAAGGCACTCCAAGGTATCGAAAGGGAAGTTCACCTATTGTAAAACCAATTTTCTGGATGATCTCTTATTGTGCATCTACTGATACTCCACCAAAGTACACACATCTTTTGTTTTGGTTTGTAACAAGTCCTGAAGCTTTGAGAAATTCTGGAAGCATTCATACAACAACTGTATAGATATCACATCTCCTCGACAGAACAAGAGTAGATCATCTGCAAAATCGAGCTGAATGATACTCAATTTTTTACACCTAGGGTGATAGTTAAAATCTGGCTGCTCTTTCAGTTTTTTCATTACCCTTGTCAAGTATTCCATTGCTAAAACAAAAAATAGTGGAGACATTGGGTCACCTTGTCTCACTCCTCTCTTAGCTGCAAATGGTACAGTTGGACTTCCATTGATAGTTATGGAATATGACACTGTTCTAATGCACTCCATGATCCACCCAATAAACTCTTTAGGGAAGCATAAGCCTATAAGTACTTGTTCTAGGAATACCCATTCAAAGGAGTCATACACTTTCTGCATGTCGATCTTGATCATACATCTAGGCGAGATCCCTTTCCTACCATAACCCTTTACTAACTCATGGTTGAGTAGGATGTAatctgtcaaaactctgccgggGACAAAAGCTGCTTGGCTATCATctaccaaagtatccatcacttGCATCAATCTACTTGTTAACATCTTG contains:
- the LOC142177046 gene encoding uncharacterized protein LOC142177046, with product MSASIGKNAGESETVDCEVFEICREITIDKEWDTNASKKALVAWDKLCRPKSTGGPNITDMSVWNKAALLKHLWNICKKKDKLWIQWVHAYYIKGRVPWTVKAKQASWIVHKILHAVKYLDEAGLEKAKVLTTRTYTIRTIYNQLRGEFPKASWRRLIYNNKGCPKWIFIFYLALQERLYTKDRFSKWGIQVNQTCPLCDHEMEDHQHLFFTCKYSTDIWGKLLAWQGIARQVYGWEEEVEWATKHVTGKGSKAEVYRISMAGAVYHLWIERNRGIFQQERRSSGDITRQVIQEVHCRGYMQIRMRKEMQYLKFYSYNE